TGCTATCTCACACACCAGTTTGATTAAAGCTGAGGGAAACTACTTTGTAATACCATCTGACTTACACGAGCTTGACAGGCAGGGCAGTCACAGCCAAACTTTTGTATAGCACGCTCTTCAAGTGACTGAGTAGAGCTGATTGATGGAAATCTGGGGGATTCTTTAGTTTTAGTTACAGATGTATTAACTGTCTGCGTCTGTTCTAAGTTTAAACTGGGAGATGTTAAATTCTGAGAAGCAAGTTCTTTTGCAAAAGCTGGGCTGACAGTTAGGAGTGTCAAGGCAAAAAAGCTAGAGCAGCAAAGTAAAGCTATTACAATTTTATTCATCATTTCCCTATAGTGGTAAACCTGGTTATGAGTTTAGTTGAGATAAAAAACTAACAAATCCCTAGCAAAATTAAACTTATTTTTAGTTGCCCAGTAGTGTATTGATAGAGCCTCTGATTTCAATCAAAATAACAATTACTTTTTGTTTGCAATCAGCCTTTCGTTTTTATCTTGCATTTCTAAAAGTTCAGGGATAGTAACAAAGCTATAGCCCTGTTTCCGAAAGTTGGCAATAATTTCTGGCAAAGCTTGCACAGTTTTAGAGCGATTACCACCACCATCATGCATCAGCACAATTCCGCCTGGTTTGGCCTTCCTGAACACATTATTAATTAATTTTGGGACAGCCGGACGCGAGTAGTCTACAGAGTCAGATGACCAGAGAATGATGGCATATTTGCTATTTATAGCGTAATCAGCCACCCCATTGTGCATGATGCCTCCTGGTGGTCGAAATAGATTTGTTTTAATCCCTGTCACTTGATAAATCAGGTCTGCTGTGTGGTTAATTTCATAAGCGGCTGCTTGTGGATTCAAGAATTGATACCAATGATGCCAAGTATGGTTGCCAATTACGTGACCTTCAGCAATCTCCCGCTTTACTAAGTCTGGGTTATTCTTCACGTTTTGCCCAATTAGGAAAAATGTCCCTTTGATTTGATTTTGTTTAAGAATATCCAGTACTTGCGCGGTACTCTCAGGCCATGGCCCATCATCAAAGGTCAGAGCAATTACTTTCTGTTCGGGAGTGAGTTTTGCCGCGTTAACTATTACCCCTTGAAAGCGTGTTGGCACAGCATAGGATAACCCCTTTGTTTGCGCTTGTTGTTGCCAACTTTTAAGCATGGTTGCTTTTAGGTCTTCAATTTGCTGTTGAGTTCCAACCTTGGCTGGTAGATTGTTTGCATTGATATTTTCTATACTTTGGGCCTCAGATGATCTTGACTTGACAAGCATCATTGTGGTGGTACTCAAGGCAAGCAACGTGATTAATATTTTTTGCAGACCAAAAAATGACTTAGAGTAATCCACTTCGTAGCTCCTTCAAGGGTCGAACTATTTTTTCCACAATTCTTCTAGCAATCTTTATACTTTTGTAAGCCCTGCCATACAAACTACAGCATGATTAGTAATATCTTTTAAAGTTAGGTCTAACCTCGACTCCGAAAAAATACCTTCCCCTACGGGTAATCTAAATATTTATAAACGAAACCCTCACCATGAATGTGAGAGCCTTCTTGTGACTTCATTTTTGTAGACTATGAGGGATGAGGGAAATTTAGAGAACTATAAAAGGCGATTAATTCTGCCTTGTTAACATGAATATACTTAATGTAGTTTAAATATTGCATATCACATTGACGAAGCCATTGCGAAACTATGACGAAGGTATGACCTTCCTTGAGTAATGATGACAATTCGTAATTCGTAATGGAACTCATGCGCCACTTGCTTCTCCCTTGGCGCTAGCGTCTCCCCTTCTCCCAAAGGGGAGACGCTACGCCTAGCTTGTTTCTCGCCTTTGGCAGTATTACTCATTACGAATTATTTGGAAATCTCTTAACAGGTTACAGACTAGACATTACATCCCGTGCAACTGCTAAAGTTTGGTCAATGTCTTCTTCAGTGTGAGCAAAAGATGTAAACCCAGCTTCAAATTGAGAGGGTGCTAAGTAAACACCACGCTCTAACATACCCCGATGGAAGCGTCCGAATTTAGCTGTATCAGACTTTTTCGCATCTTCATAGTTGTGAACTGGGCCAGAAGTAAAGAATAAGCCAAACATGGCGCTAATTTGACCACCACAAGCCGCATGACCAGTTTCTTTAGCAATTTGCAGCAAACCATCTGCAAGCTTTTTAGTAATCCGCTCAAGATAATCGTAAGTACCTGGCTTTTGGAGCAATTCTAAAGTCTTAATCCCAGCAGTCATCGCCAAAGGATTACCAGAAAGAGTCCCAGCTTGATACACAGGGCCAGCAGGGGCAACCATTGACATAATATCTCGCCGACCGCCATAAGCTCCTACTGGCAAACCACCACCAATCACCTTACCCAAGGTGGTTAAATCGGGAGTAACCCCAAATTTTTCTTGAGCGCCACCGTAAGCAATGCGGAAGCCTGTCATCACTTCGTCAAATACCAATAAGGCTCCATACTCGTGAGTTAGTTCCCGTAATCCTTCTAGGAAACCTGCGTCAGGGGCAATAAATCCAGCATTACCCACAACTGGCTCAAGAATAACGCCAGCAATCTCGTCGCGGTTTTCTTCAAACAACGCTTTGACGGATTCTAGGTCATTGAAAGGCGCGGTTAGAGTGGTGCTAGTTGCCGCTTTCGGAACTCCTGGTGAGTCTGGTAAGCCAAGTGTGGCAACACCAGAACCTGCCTTCACTAGAAATGTATCTGCGTGTCCGTGGTAGCAGCCTTCAAATTTGATGATTTTGTCTCGGTTGGTGAAAGCCCGCATCAGTCGCAAAACTCCCATACAGGCTTCAGTTCCAGAGTTAACAAATCTGACCATTTCGATGCTGGGAACGGCATCAATGACCATTTCTGCCAAAACATTTTCTAGGGCTGAGGGAGCGCCGAAACTGGTGCCTTTTTCTAAGGCTTCATGCAAGGCTGCAATTACTTCTGGATGAGCATGACCGCAAATAGCTGGGCCCCAAGTGCCTACATAGTCTATATATTGGTTGCCATCTACATCCCAAATATATGCACCTTTAACACGATCAAAAACGATGGGTTGTCCGCCCACAGATTTGAAGGCACGAACTGGAGAACTGACTCCTCCGGGCATGAGGTTTTGAGCAGCAGCGAAGACTTCTTGTGATTTTGTTGTTTTAATTGTGGTATTTACCAAGGTTCTCTCCTACATAGTGGGCAATAAAAAGCTCTATCTCAGGATAGGGTCAAAAATTGCTTAGAATTTCTATCCTATAGAATTAATAGAACCAAAAAAATAACAATATGTTATACAAGTGCAACAAAGACTTGCCTCTAGATATTCAAACTCGATTATCTGAAGCATACCAGGATCTTTACCGAGCAGCTTTTAACTCGGCCATCCATTGGTATGGTGAGGCATCAAAAGCTCACAAAGTTGCGTTAAGTGCTGTCAAGATGCAGTCTGCTATGGAGCGGAATGTTCTTGTTTCGAGCTAGATAAGATAGTTTAATTCAAAAAACATACCAGTTGCTCTATTCAGAATGGTATCGTGAATCCATAAGTTATTCTCATTAGAGCAAACTAGCTGGTATGTCTTCTAACGATTCGCGATCGCTGCATTACGCCATCCCTGTTGAAAAAATTCGCTACGATGAACGGGGTCTAGTGCCTGTAATTGTCCAAGATTATTTGGATGGTACTGTCCTAATGATGGCGTGGATGAATCAGGAGTCGTTACAAAAAACTTTAGAAACTGAAGAAACTTGGTTTTGGAGCCGTTCCCGACAAGAATTATGGCACAAGGGAGCGACTTCTGGACATATTCAAAAGGTGCAGAGTATCCGTTATGACTGTGATAGTGATGCGCTACTCATAGGGGTAGAGCAATTAGGAGATGTTGCTTGCCATACTGGAGAACGCAGTTGCTTTCACCAAATAGAAGGGAATATTGTCCCACCACCAGGGGATACATTGTCGCAATTATTTCAAATAATATGCGATCGCCGCGATAATCCTACTGAAAGTTCTTATACCTGTAAGCTATTCGCAGGTGGTGATAATAAAATTTTGAAAAAGATCGGTGAGGAAACCGCTGAGGTGGTAATGGCCTTTAAGGATGATGAAGCAGATGCGATCGCAGGTGAAGTGGCTGATTTGCTCTATCATACTTTGGTTGCCTTAGCTCACCATAAAGTTGATTTAAAATCGGTATATCGGAAGTTGCAAGAACGTCGTCAATAGAGTTAGTCCTACTCAGGTAAAATCCGATTGAGATACTGTAAAATCACCACGACAATCAGCACACTCAAAGGAAATCCTAGCCAGTAACTATCAGTAATAACTCGCGGTTGATCTAATGCCCATCCACCCAAGGGATGACCAATAAAAGACCCAATAGCCCAGCATACAGCGTTAACGGAGAAATAAACGCCGCGTTGATTTTCCGGGGCTAACTCAGTGACTAAAGAGGCGGCAGATGGGGTATAAGAAACAATTGCAACTGCAAATACTCCCAATGCTAACGCTACCCAAACCAAATTATAAGATGGGGCAGTGCCGCTTACCCAAATCAATCCAAAACCAACTGCCCAGAAAATCGCAGAAACGGTAAGCGCGAGTGTGTGAGAACAGCGTTTTAATATACTGGTGACAGGTAATTGACAAATTATAGCTAGCACCAGATGCCAAGCAAATAGAACGCTAATCGTAGTTTGAGCAAATCCTTCGGTAGTACTTTTGATAACAAAGTTTTTGAAGTAAAGCGGCAGGGTGCTGTGGATTTGAGAAATATAGATTGTAAAGAATATATTAACTGCTATGTAGACCAGGAAACGGCGATCGCTTAATACTGCCATCCAAGAAGCAAAATGTTCTGTCTTTTCAGATTTCCCCAGCTGCGGTTGTTCGGTTTTACTAATTCCCACATAGACAACCCCAAAAAACAGCAGAAAAGAAATGGCATCAATGACAAATAGCCATCGATAACTCCCGATGATCGAGATCAAAAACCCAGCAAACACAATTCCGATCGCTAACCCAAGATTATCAGCTAGTCGTGCTAATGCAAAAGTTTCACGGCGATTGTCAATCTCGCTAGCATCAGCAACAACAGCTTCAGCCGCTGGCCAATAGAAACCTATCCCTAAACTGCTAATCAAGCTACCAACTACCAAAATAGTAAAATTATTGGTTGCAGCTAAAACTAGAGAACCAATTGCTGAAATCGCCGTCGCTAGCAACAAAGTACGGCGGCGACCCCAGTGTTCAGAATCAGCCAAAGAACCACCTACAATCCTCCCCACAATGCCGGAAATCGAGGCGCTACCCAAGGCTACCCCAACACTGGTTGCAGATAAACCAACTTCATTGACAAAAAAGATGGGGGCGTAAAACAGGGTAAAGCCGGTACCAACTTCCGAGAGAAATCTACCAATCGCGAAAATCCAGACTTGGGGATGTATCGAGGGCATCCACGATGCTAGCTGAGATTGAGAAGCTAATTTCATGAGTTTAGATGTCACAGTTCCATGACATTTTTGTAATTCTTATCATTGGCTGCTATTTTTCTTACTCATTCCACAGGGTTTCCACAGGGATTTTAACAGTTTTCCACAGGTTCACTACGAACTAATGGGCTTCTTACCCTCTGACTGGGGATTGTTAATTAACAGTGGGAAGGAACTTCAAGGACTGAGTTTTTATAAAGTAAAGTAACGAAAACGCGACCAAAAGGCTGATTATTCTGTTCGTATTTATTTTTTATACCATCGTTTTTAACATTTCGCAGCATTGACAAACCCACCCCCTCTTAGCGCACAATGATTCGGCTTGCTTTTGTAATTCGTTCAACCGTTGGCATCAAATGCGTAAAATATATTACCTGAGATGTAGGCGCAGATTGTCGGGCTAGCAAAAGAGTGGTGAGGAAGCCTGATTGCTGCTTCACCGCAAGCAACTTGTCCCTCTTGATTATCCTCATAGGAGGAAAATCTCATGAAATCAACGGTTAGCATCTTTACAGAAATTCCCGAAACACTCCACGAATCCTTAAAAAACTACTTAGAAACCCACCCCGATTGGGATGAAAATAGGGTATTGACGGCGGCACTATCATTGTTTTTACTCCAAAATGGGGATAGCGATCGCCGTGCTGCCCGCGTCTATCTGGAAACTTTATTCCACCACTCCTCAGTAGAAACGCCCGGCATCGATTCACCCGTAACAGCTAATCTATTAGATACCCCATAGGTACGGGCGTTATTCTGGCTTATTCCAAATATGGACATGTTTTACAGCACTCCATCAATGGGATTTTGATCTAAAGCGATCGAGCATATCGGGGCAATACTATACCAATTCAAATAATATTTGCGACACATAAATTATTCGTAAGGGCACAACAATATTGTGCCCCTACCTATCTGTCGCATTATTTTTTCAACTTGGTATTACAACAAAAAAGATCAGTTGACTCTCAATACGGTTCGGTTAAGGTTATTTGATGAAAATATATAAATCCTAAAGATGCGATAAATCGCTGTCAGGATGAAGGACTGATTATTGTAAAGACGGCGATTTATCGCGTCTCTTGCCTTAACCGAACAGTATTGAGTCGACTCCGATCTAGAAATTACGCAAAACTACGCACAGCAGGGGCAATTCATGAATTGCCCCTGCTGTGTGTGCGTATTTTTTTACATTAGTGTCAACTTAGAGCCTGAGCAAATACTTTGGATGCAACTACGTTGCTGTTTCTCAGGGGTTTTCAGCATTTTTCTTATAAAAACTCAGGACTTGGCTTCCAACTGTTGAGGGTGAGCAGGAGATTCAAACTTATAGCCTACGCCACGTACAGTTTGAATCAATGCTGGCTGACTAGCATCAATTTCAATCTTCTTGCGAATTTGACCAATATGTACATCTACAACCCGTTGGTCGCCGACATATTCATAGTCCCACACCTCTTGAATTAGCTCTGCCCGCCGCCAAACTCGACCGGGATGACTTGCTAAAAAATGTAACAAGTCAAATTCCAGAGCAGTTAAGGGAACTGGTTGGTTATTAAGTGCTACCTCCCGTCGCACTGGATCAATCATAAGTTTTTCAAATACCAAGCGTTTCTGCTCGGCAGTAGTTATCACTCGCTGCCGCCTCAAAATAGCTCCGACTCTGACTTCTAACTCTCCCAACCCAAAAGGCTTGGTGAGATAGTCATCAGCACCTTTGGCAAAGCCGCGAATTTTGTCAGCTTCGTCAGCACGGCTAGTCAACATCAGAACAAAAACACCATTACGACTTTGCATCTCTTGGCAAAGGTTAAACCCCGTTACATCTGGTAAATTCACATCTAGAATCACCAAATCAGGGTTAAATTGCTCAAATAGATTTAAGGCTGTCTTTCCATCTTCGGCAGCCTCCACCTGGTAGTTCTGCTTAATCAAAAAGCGTTGGATTAAATTCCGAACCGCAGGGTCGTCGTCAACTACAAGAATCTTGGCAGGAGCCATGACCATTACTTTGCACAAAAATTCGTAAGATTAACAAGAGGGGTTGCGTAAAAACGCTGTTGCCACTTTTGGGACTAACTAAGAATCTACATGGCTACGGTATAAGAATCCCGATAGTTCAAAAATAAATACTGTAATCAGGATTGTGGGCGATAAGAACGCGAAACTTCTGTTAGCCACAGAAGATCGGCGTTATGACTTTAACCGCAACAGTTCTTAACACCAAAACACCTTTTCAATCTTAGTTAGGTGGCAACTTAAAATGTCTCAATTTTAAATCGATATGCGGATATATACCACAAGCGATTATTCAGTATAATTAAAAAAACTCTATTAAGGCACAGTAAGTTGCCAAATTGGAAGCAGTAAAGTTGATTTTTTCATAAAAACTATGCATTTTAGGTACTCTCCGTTCAAATTCTAGATTAGAGCCAGAATTAAACAACGACATGAGGGTATACACGGAGTTATAGCGATATGTTAAAGTAACTATAGTTGAAATTAAAAAGTCAATGAAACTAACCCGTGCTACTATCCTCTTAGAGCATAAGATAGGTCGAGACTTTAAGTTTCGATGAAAAAAACCTAAAGCTGTTTTTTATTCGACAAAAGACTGCCGCTGACTGAGGCTGAAGTAACAAACTCCCATGAGCGATCAAAATCCCTACGAAAAACTTGGGGTATCAGAAGAGGCTAGCTTCGATGAAATTCAGGATGCTCGTAATCGCCTATTCGAGCAGCATAGTGGCGATGCCAAGCATTTAGAAGCAATTGAAGCAGCTTACGATGCGATTTTAATGGATCGCTTGCGGATGCGCCAGGAAGGTAAAATTAAAGTCCCTGAGCGTATCCGATTTCCAGAGTTGCGAGTGCAATCACCTCCTAAAGAAAGTCCAACCCCTCGTGAGCAGTCACCTGCATGGCTGCAACGGATGCTGGATCAGCCAACACCTGCGGATATTTTCTTACCAGGAGCTTGGTTTCTTGGTTTGAGTTCTATTAGTGTGTTTTATCCAGAGGGAGGCGACCAGGTTTTGCAGTTAGCATTGGTGGTTGGGGTAGGCACCAGTATTTTCTTTCTCAATCGCAAGGAAGGCAAATTTGGTCGAGCAGTTTTGCTCACCCTGATTGGTTTAATCATTGGCTTAATCGCTGGAGGATTAGTTGCTAGCTGGCTTTTACCACAAATATCACTTACTATTTTGGGAACGAATCAGTTTTCTACTGTAGTGACGTTTATATTGTTGTGGTTGGTTAGTAGCTTTCTCCGGTAAATTGCTACCCGTAACCTAAGCAAGCTTTTATATTAAGATAATCAGGAGTCAGAATAAATATTCTGACTCCTGATTTAATTTTGTGGTTAATTCAATTT
This Nostoc sp. KVJ3 DNA region includes the following protein-coding sequences:
- a CDS encoding response regulator transcription factor encodes the protein MAPAKILVVDDDPAVRNLIQRFLIKQNYQVEAAEDGKTALNLFEQFNPDLVILDVNLPDVTGFNLCQEMQSRNGVFVLMLTSRADEADKIRGFAKGADDYLTKPFGLGELEVRVGAILRRQRVITTAEQKRLVFEKLMIDPVRREVALNNQPVPLTALEFDLLHFLASHPGRVWRRAELIQEVWDYEYVGDQRVVDVHIGQIRKKIEIDASQPALIQTVRGVGYKFESPAHPQQLEAKS
- a CDS encoding CPP1-like family protein, with translation MSDQNPYEKLGVSEEASFDEIQDARNRLFEQHSGDAKHLEAIEAAYDAILMDRLRMRQEGKIKVPERIRFPELRVQSPPKESPTPREQSPAWLQRMLDQPTPADIFLPGAWFLGLSSISVFYPEGGDQVLQLALVVGVGTSIFFLNRKEGKFGRAVLLTLIGLIIGLIAGGLVASWLLPQISLTILGTNQFSTVVTFILLWLVSSFLR
- a CDS encoding ChaB family protein; its protein translation is MLYKCNKDLPLDIQTRLSEAYQDLYRAAFNSAIHWYGEASKAHKVALSAVKMQSAMERNVLVSS
- the hemL gene encoding glutamate-1-semialdehyde 2,1-aminomutase translates to MVNTTIKTTKSQEVFAAAQNLMPGGVSSPVRAFKSVGGQPIVFDRVKGAYIWDVDGNQYIDYVGTWGPAICGHAHPEVIAALHEALEKGTSFGAPSALENVLAEMVIDAVPSIEMVRFVNSGTEACMGVLRLMRAFTNRDKIIKFEGCYHGHADTFLVKAGSGVATLGLPDSPGVPKAATSTTLTAPFNDLESVKALFEENRDEIAGVILEPVVGNAGFIAPDAGFLEGLRELTHEYGALLVFDEVMTGFRIAYGGAQEKFGVTPDLTTLGKVIGGGLPVGAYGGRRDIMSMVAPAGPVYQAGTLSGNPLAMTAGIKTLELLQKPGTYDYLERITKKLADGLLQIAKETGHAACGGQISAMFGLFFTSGPVHNYEDAKKSDTAKFGRFHRGMLERGVYLAPSQFEAGFTSFAHTEEDIDQTLAVARDVMSSL
- a CDS encoding polysaccharide deacetylase family protein, which produces MDYSKSFFGLQKILITLLALSTTTMMLVKSRSSEAQSIENINANNLPAKVGTQQQIEDLKATMLKSWQQQAQTKGLSYAVPTRFQGVIVNAAKLTPEQKVIALTFDDGPWPESTAQVLDILKQNQIKGTFFLIGQNVKNNPDLVKREIAEGHVIGNHTWHHWYQFLNPQAAAYEINHTADLIYQVTGIKTNLFRPPGGIMHNGVADYAINSKYAIILWSSDSVDYSRPAVPKLINNVFRKAKPGGIVLMHDGGGNRSKTVQALPEIIANFRKQGYSFVTIPELLEMQDKNERLIANKK
- the hisIE gene encoding bifunctional phosphoribosyl-AMP cyclohydrolase/phosphoribosyl-ATP diphosphatase HisIE; this encodes MSSNDSRSLHYAIPVEKIRYDERGLVPVIVQDYLDGTVLMMAWMNQESLQKTLETEETWFWSRSRQELWHKGATSGHIQKVQSIRYDCDSDALLIGVEQLGDVACHTGERSCFHQIEGNIVPPPGDTLSQLFQIICDRRDNPTESSYTCKLFAGGDNKILKKIGEETAEVVMAFKDDEADAIAGEVADLLYHTLVALAHHKVDLKSVYRKLQERRQ
- a CDS encoding MDR family MFS transporter; the protein is MTSKLMKLASQSQLASWMPSIHPQVWIFAIGRFLSEVGTGFTLFYAPIFFVNEVGLSATSVGVALGSASISGIVGRIVGGSLADSEHWGRRRTLLLATAISAIGSLVLAATNNFTILVVGSLISSLGIGFYWPAAEAVVADASEIDNRRETFALARLADNLGLAIGIVFAGFLISIIGSYRWLFVIDAISFLLFFGVVYVGISKTEQPQLGKSEKTEHFASWMAVLSDRRFLVYIAVNIFFTIYISQIHSTLPLYFKNFVIKSTTEGFAQTTISVLFAWHLVLAIICQLPVTSILKRCSHTLALTVSAIFWAVGFGLIWVSGTAPSYNLVWVALALGVFAVAIVSYTPSAASLVTELAPENQRGVYFSVNAVCWAIGSFIGHPLGGWALDQPRVITDSYWLGFPLSVLIVVVILQYLNRILPE